In Populus alba chromosome 1, ASM523922v2, whole genome shotgun sequence, a single window of DNA contains:
- the LOC118034805 gene encoding uncharacterized protein isoform X1, translating into MKSNTLLDYAVFELLPNLTRCDLFVSSNGNTEKLVSGPVKPFITHLKVAEEQASQAVQSIKLEVDRRRNAETWFTKGTLERFVCFVSSPEVLEMVNTFDAEMSQLEAARKIYSQGSGDQLSGALGRDGTGTTAGADATKKELLRAIDVRLAAVREDLATAYANASATGFNLDTVPDLQHFADRFGAHRLNEACTKFMLLCQRRPDLTNPWKPIVGDQVVRSSWGSDMSIDDPTEDESGSYLTRPHQNPFQNKHQQLQASQELQQIETTQTQFHLNQSKSSTCQQPNSSLATQQQTIQNENKEEEKKKEEAVTNSSTSLPSQPSRRLSVQDRINLFENKQKESSGGKPGAVGKSAELRRLSCDVSSATATATEKAVLRRWSGASDMSIDLGNDKKDDNNIDSPLCTPSSSSVSGTKSNVFPVSSDDDKDQKGFNDTESAASLVKLETKSLSGLKDQGDLQTHGGGPARKDKEVNLKGKVNLKDQVGSLAQLRSSAGRGEESGVGDHVVLEKLKGTSGGEERTVGAKAQLSFQEKLRGFPDKVEIVAVKNQVDLQTQIGGFLGRVGNVASGNRTDDIKIRDQSLSQSRSGVSQTHTRSFSGQFEGGFGVKDTELPTKVTDLDLSASQTQQKLFKGEVDQARKEDTEQITEDDLEVSKMKVQKQPFLGPEQFRKLQGRRDESGSIHGSNKPSFPSKKYSESQESIGSQQVPSADQFQRVRQSKGNQELNDELKIKANELEKLFAEHKLRIPGDQSSSARRGKPSEVQSEQAASLPYRKPVAVEISPVQFQEKTVLEPTGSSSDTGKYSTPPRKIVDYQDCGSSLRQSFSEISFSDDSRGKFYERYMQKRDAKLREEWGTKRLEKEAKLKAMQESLERSRAEMKAKFSCSADRQNSLSDTHRCAEKLRSFNFNSSTKREQPVDSIHSEEDEDLSEFPEQIYYGEDRSFNEVSLGGIASRSSQNKKLLLNRNSSSSTPRTTVVPVPRSSSKISNPSSGRRRVQSENPLAQSVPNFSDFRKENTKPLSGVSKAANRLQVRTYARSKSSSEEIPLAKEEKNQRSQSLRKSSAGPIEFKDLPPLSSDVVLAPLKFDKEQTEQIPYDKFSKNVESKPFLRKGNGIGPGSGATVVKLKAMVASETLKNEEFEESAFEAEDSVDEAKEEEDEGLETTEIEDCAKMDNGKPRLSLDSDKMGTSGSENDESLRSISQIDPSSVAELPASVPSTFHAVGSLQDSPGESPVSWNSRMQHPFSYPHETSDIDAYVDSPIGSPASWNSHSLTHTEADVARMRKKWGSAQKPILVANSSHNQSRKDVTKGFKRLLKFGRKSRGAEGLVDWISATTSEGDDDTEDGRDPANRSSEDLRKSRMGFSQGHPSDDGFNESELFNEQVQALHSSIPAPPANFKLRDDHLSGSSIKGTSCMIGEAFALHVFLTDVGFRNMKLPLKHHGHSSLCHPSEAKVVTQSLDNH; encoded by the exons GTTTGTGTGTTTTGTCAGTTCACCTGAGGTTTTAGAGATGGTCAATACATTTGATGCGGAGATGTCTCAGTTAGAAGCAGCCCGGAAAATATATTCTCAG GGGTCTGGAGATCAACTTTCTGGTGCTTTAG GCAGGGATGGAACAGGAACCACAGCAGGAGCTGATGCGACAAA GAAGGAGCTTCTAAGGGCGATTGATGTGAGGCTTGCTGCAGTTAGGGAGGATTTAGCCACAGCCTATGCTAATGCATCTGCTACTGGATTCAACCTTGACACTGTTCCAGACCTCCAGCATTTCGCAGATCGCTTTGGTGCCCATCGCTTGAA TGAGGCTTGTACCAAATTTATGTTATTGTGCCAGAGAAGACCAGACCTGACCAATCCATGGAAGCCAATTGTGGGGGATCAAGTGGTCCGGTCCTCATGGGGATCTGACATGTCAATTGATGACCCCACTGAAGATGAAAGTGGTTCCTACCTGACCAGGCCCCACCAAAACCCATTCCAAAATAAACACCAACAGCTGCAAGCTAGCCAAGAACTACAACAAATAGAAACGACACAAACCCAATTCCACCTTAACCAATCCAAGTCCTCCACTTGTCAACAACCCAACTCCTCTCTTGCTACACAGCAACAGACTATTCAGAACGAgaacaaggaagaagaaaagaagaaagaggaggcTGTGACTAATTCATCAACAAGTCTACCAAGCCAACCTTCTAGGAGACTCAGTGTTCAGGACAGGATCAACCTATTTGAGAACAAGCAGAAGGAGAGCTCAGGTGGCAAACCTGGAGCTGTAGGTAAATCTGCAGAGCTGAGGAGActatcatgtgatgtttcatcTGCAACTGCAACTGCAACTGAAAAGGCTGTGTTGAGGAGATGGAGTGGTGCAAGTGATATGAGCATTGACTTGGGCAATGACAAGAAGGATGATAACAATATAGACAGCCCCTTGTGTACACCCTCTTCATCCTCTGTTTCTGGAACCAAAAGTAATGTGTTTCCTGTCTCATCAGATGATGATAAGGACCAGAAAGGGTTCAATGATACAGAAAGTGCAGCAAGTTTAGTTAAGTTGGAGACTAAGAGCCTTTCTGGGTTGAAAGATCAGGGTGACTTGCAAACTCATGGCGGTGGGCCTGCAAGGAAGGACAAGGAGGTGAATTTGAAGGGGAAAGTGAATTTGAAAGATCAAGTAGGGTCTCTGGCCCAGCTGAGGTCATCTGCAGGTAGAGGGGAGGAGTCAGGGGTGGGTGATCATGTGGTTTTGGAGAAGTTGAAGGGTACTTCAGGTGGGGAAGAGAGGACTGTTGGAGCTAAAGCTCAACTGAGTTTTCAGGAGAAGTTGAGAGGTTTTCCAGATAAGGTGGAGATTGTTGCAGTGAAAAACCAGGTTGATCTGCAGACCCAGATTGGAGGTTTTTTGGGCAGGGTTGGGAATGTGGCATCTGGGAATAGAACTGACGACATTAAAATAAGGGATCAGTCCTTGAGTCAGTCAAGGTCTGGGGTTTCTCAGACTCATACTAGATCTTTTTCAGGACAGTTTGAAGGTGGTTTTGGAGTGAAGGATACGGAATTGCCAACTAAAGTGACTGACTTGGATCTGTCAGCTTCTCAGACACAGCAGAAATTGTTTAAGGGTGAAGTTGATCAGGCAAGGAAGGAGGACACTGAACAGATAACGGAGGATGATCTTGAAGTTTCAAAAATGAAGGTCCAGAAACAACCTTTTTTGGGTCCAGAGCAATTTAGGAAGCTGCAGGGGAGGAGGGATGAGAGTGGATCTATTCATGGAAGCAACAAGCCTAGCTTTCCCAGTAAAAAGTATTCTGAGAGTCAAGAGAGCATTGGTTCTCAGCAAGTACCATCAGCAGATCAGTTTCAAAGGGTGAGGCAGTCTAAGGGGAATCAAGAATTAAATGATGAGCTGAAGATAAAGGCAAATGAGCTTGAAAAGCTTTTTGCTGAACACAAACTTCGCATTCCTGGTGACCAATCCAGTTCTGCTCGGAGAGGCAAGCCTAGTGAAGTGCAATCTGAACAGGCAGCTAGTTTACCGTACAGAAAACCAGTAGCTGTAGAGATATCTCCTGTTCAGTTTCAGGAAAAGACGGTGCTTGAACCAACTGGGAGTTCTAGTGATACTGGAAAGTATAGCACTCCACCAAGGAAGATAGTAGATTATCAGGATTGTGGCAGTTCTCTAAGGCAAAGTTTCTCTGAGATTAGTTTTTCAGATGATTCTAGAGGGAAATTTTATGAGAGGTACATGCAGAAAAGAGATGCAAAACTGAGGGAGGAGTGGGGTACAAAAAGATTGGAGAAGGAAGCCAAGTTGAAGGCCATGCAGGAAAGTCTTGAGCGGAGTAGAGCTGAGATGAAGGCAAAGTTTTCTTGCTCTGCAGACAGACAAAATTCCTTGTCAGATACTCACAGATGTGCAGAAAAGCTCagatcattcaattttaattcaaGTACGAAGAGAGAACAG CCAGTAGATTCCATTCATAGTGAAGAGGATGAAGATCTTTCTGAATTTCCAGAACAGATTTATTATGGAGAGGACAGATCATTCAATGAGGTGTCTTTAGGGGGCATTGCTTCTAGAAGCTCTCAAAACAAGAAGCTCTTGCTGAACAGAAATTCATCTTCATCCACCCCTCGCACCACAGTAGTGCCAGTTCCACGGTCATCATCCAAAATTTCCAACCCAAGTTCCGGGAGGCGGAGAGTACAATCAGAAAATCCTCTTGCACAGTCTGTTCCAAACTTCTCTGATTTCAGAAAAGAGAACACAAAGCCCTTGTCTGGAGTTAGCAAAGCAGCAAATCGCTTGCAGGTGAGAACCTATGCTCGCAGCAAGAGTTCCAGTGAAGAGATTCCTCTGGCCAAGGAAGAAAAGAACCAGCGGTCTCAATCCCTGCGCAAAAGCTCTGCCGGTCCTATTGAGTTCAAGGATTTGCCACCATTAAGCTCGGATGTTGTTTTGGCACCATTGAAATTTGATAAAGAGCAAACTGAGCAGATCCCATATGACAAATTCTCAAAGAATGTGGAGTCAAAGCCTTTCCTCAGGAAGGGCAATGGCATAGGTCCTGGTTCTGGAGCAACTGTTGTGAAACTGAAAGCTATGGTAGCATCTGAGactttaaaaaatgaagaatttgAAGAATCAGCCTTTGAGGCAGAAGATTCAGTTGATGAggcaaaggaagaagaagatgagggaCTTGAAACAACCGAGATTGAAGATTGTGCTAAAATGGATAATGGCAAACCAAGACTAAGCCTGGATTCAGACAAGATGGGTACATCTGGATCTGAGAATGATGAATCTCTGAGATCTATTTCTCAAATTGATCCTTCTTCAGTTGCTGAATTGCCTGCGTCTGTGCCTTCAACATTCCATGCTGTAGGGTCTCTGCAGGACTCACCTGGGGAAAGCCCTGTGTCATGGAACTCACGCATGCAACATCCATTTTCCTACCCACATGAGACCTCAGATATTGATgcttatgtggactctccaattGGGAGTCCTGCATCATGGAATTCTCATTCTCTGACCCATACAGAGGCTGATGTAGCTCGGATGAGGAAGAAGTGGGGAAGTGCGCAGAAACCTATTCTTGTTGCCAATTCATCCCATAATCAGTCTCGCAAGGATGTGACCAAAGGGTTCAAACGGTTGTTAAAGTTTGGAAGGAAAAGTCGTGGGGCAGAGGGTTTGGTTGATTGGATTTCTGCTACCACTTCTGAAGGAGATGATGATACAGAAGATGGGCGAGATCCTGCCAATCGGTCATCAGAAGATTTGAGGAAGTCAAGAATGGGATTCTCACAGGGTCACCCTTCAGATGATGGCTTTAATGAAAGTGAATTGTTCAATGAGCAAG TTCAAGCATTACATAGCTCCATACCAGCGCCTCCAGCAAACTTCAAATTGAGGGATGATCATTTGTCTGGAAGCTCTATTAAAG GGACTAGCTGCATGATAGGGGAGGCATTCGCCCTGCATGTGTTTCTTACTGATGTAGGATTCAGGAACATGAAACTTCCACTCAAG CACCACGGTCATTCTTCTCTCTGTCATCCTTCCGAAGCAAAGGTAGTGACTCAAAGCTTAGATAATCACTAA
- the LOC118034805 gene encoding uncharacterized protein isoform X2 — translation MKSNTLLDYAVFELLPNLTRCDLFVSSNGNTEKLVSGPVKPFITHLKVAEEQASQAVQSIKLEVDRRRNAETWFTKGTLERFVCFVSSPEVLEMVNTFDAEMSQLEAARKIYSQGSGDQLSGALGRDGTGTTAGADATKKELLRAIDVRLAAVREDLATAYANASATGFNLDTVPDLQHFADRFGAHRLNEACTKFMLLCQRRPDLTNPWKPIVGDQVVRSSWGSDMSIDDPTEDESGSYLTRPHQNPFQNKHQQLQASQELQQIETTQTQFHLNQSKSSTCQQPNSSLATQQQTIQNENKEEEKKKEEAVTNSSTSLPSQPSRRLSVQDRINLFENKQKESSGGKPGAVGKSAELRRLSCDVSSATATATEKAVLRRWSGASDMSIDLGNDKKDDNNIDSPLCTPSSSSVSGTKSNVFPVSSDDDKDQKGFNDTESAASLVKLETKSLSGLKDQGDLQTHGGGPARKDKEVNLKGKVNLKDQVGSLAQLRSSAGRGEESGVGDHVVLEKLKGTSGGEERTVGAKAQLSFQEKLRGFPDKVEIVAVKNQVDLQTQIGGFLGRVGNVASGNRTDDIKIRDQSLSQSRSGVSQTHTRSFSGQFEGGFGVKDTELPTKVTDLDLSASQTQQKLFKGEVDQARKEDTEQITEDDLEVSKMKVQKQPFLGPEQFRKLQGRRDESGSIHGSNKPSFPSKKYSESQESIGSQQVPSADQFQRVRQSKGNQELNDELKIKANELEKLFAEHKLRIPGDQSSSARRGKPSEVQSEQAASLPYRKPVAVEISPVQFQEKTVLEPTGSSSDTGKYSTPPRKIVDYQDCGSSLRQSFSEISFSDDSRGKFYERYMQKRDAKLREEWGTKRLEKEAKLKAMQESLERSRAEMKAKFSCSADRQNSLSDTHRCAEKLRSFNFNSSTKREQPVDSIHSEEDEDLSEFPEQIYYGEDRSFNEVSLGGIASRSSQNKKLLLNRNSSSSTPRTTVVPVPRSSSKISNPSSGRRRVQSENPLAQSVPNFSDFRKENTKPLSGVSKAANRLQVRTYARSKSSSEEIPLAKEEKNQRSQSLRKSSAGPIEFKDLPPLSSDVVLAPLKFDKEQTEQIPYDKFSKNVESKPFLRKGNGIGPGSGATVVKLKAMVASETLKNEEFEESAFEAEDSVDEAKEEEDEGLETTEIEDCAKMDNGKPRLSLDSDKMGTSGSENDESLRSISQIDPSSVAELPASVPSTFHAVGSLQDSPGESPVSWNSRMQHPFSYPHETSDIDAYVDSPIGSPASWNSHSLTHTEADVARMRKKWGSAQKPILVANSSHNQSRKDVTKGFKRLLKFGRKSRGAEGLVDWISATTSEGDDDTEDGRDPANRSSEDLRKSRMGFSQGHPSDDGFNESELFNEQVQALHSSIPAPPANFKLRDDHLSGSSIKAPRSFFSLSSFRSKGSDSKLR, via the exons GTTTGTGTGTTTTGTCAGTTCACCTGAGGTTTTAGAGATGGTCAATACATTTGATGCGGAGATGTCTCAGTTAGAAGCAGCCCGGAAAATATATTCTCAG GGGTCTGGAGATCAACTTTCTGGTGCTTTAG GCAGGGATGGAACAGGAACCACAGCAGGAGCTGATGCGACAAA GAAGGAGCTTCTAAGGGCGATTGATGTGAGGCTTGCTGCAGTTAGGGAGGATTTAGCCACAGCCTATGCTAATGCATCTGCTACTGGATTCAACCTTGACACTGTTCCAGACCTCCAGCATTTCGCAGATCGCTTTGGTGCCCATCGCTTGAA TGAGGCTTGTACCAAATTTATGTTATTGTGCCAGAGAAGACCAGACCTGACCAATCCATGGAAGCCAATTGTGGGGGATCAAGTGGTCCGGTCCTCATGGGGATCTGACATGTCAATTGATGACCCCACTGAAGATGAAAGTGGTTCCTACCTGACCAGGCCCCACCAAAACCCATTCCAAAATAAACACCAACAGCTGCAAGCTAGCCAAGAACTACAACAAATAGAAACGACACAAACCCAATTCCACCTTAACCAATCCAAGTCCTCCACTTGTCAACAACCCAACTCCTCTCTTGCTACACAGCAACAGACTATTCAGAACGAgaacaaggaagaagaaaagaagaaagaggaggcTGTGACTAATTCATCAACAAGTCTACCAAGCCAACCTTCTAGGAGACTCAGTGTTCAGGACAGGATCAACCTATTTGAGAACAAGCAGAAGGAGAGCTCAGGTGGCAAACCTGGAGCTGTAGGTAAATCTGCAGAGCTGAGGAGActatcatgtgatgtttcatcTGCAACTGCAACTGCAACTGAAAAGGCTGTGTTGAGGAGATGGAGTGGTGCAAGTGATATGAGCATTGACTTGGGCAATGACAAGAAGGATGATAACAATATAGACAGCCCCTTGTGTACACCCTCTTCATCCTCTGTTTCTGGAACCAAAAGTAATGTGTTTCCTGTCTCATCAGATGATGATAAGGACCAGAAAGGGTTCAATGATACAGAAAGTGCAGCAAGTTTAGTTAAGTTGGAGACTAAGAGCCTTTCTGGGTTGAAAGATCAGGGTGACTTGCAAACTCATGGCGGTGGGCCTGCAAGGAAGGACAAGGAGGTGAATTTGAAGGGGAAAGTGAATTTGAAAGATCAAGTAGGGTCTCTGGCCCAGCTGAGGTCATCTGCAGGTAGAGGGGAGGAGTCAGGGGTGGGTGATCATGTGGTTTTGGAGAAGTTGAAGGGTACTTCAGGTGGGGAAGAGAGGACTGTTGGAGCTAAAGCTCAACTGAGTTTTCAGGAGAAGTTGAGAGGTTTTCCAGATAAGGTGGAGATTGTTGCAGTGAAAAACCAGGTTGATCTGCAGACCCAGATTGGAGGTTTTTTGGGCAGGGTTGGGAATGTGGCATCTGGGAATAGAACTGACGACATTAAAATAAGGGATCAGTCCTTGAGTCAGTCAAGGTCTGGGGTTTCTCAGACTCATACTAGATCTTTTTCAGGACAGTTTGAAGGTGGTTTTGGAGTGAAGGATACGGAATTGCCAACTAAAGTGACTGACTTGGATCTGTCAGCTTCTCAGACACAGCAGAAATTGTTTAAGGGTGAAGTTGATCAGGCAAGGAAGGAGGACACTGAACAGATAACGGAGGATGATCTTGAAGTTTCAAAAATGAAGGTCCAGAAACAACCTTTTTTGGGTCCAGAGCAATTTAGGAAGCTGCAGGGGAGGAGGGATGAGAGTGGATCTATTCATGGAAGCAACAAGCCTAGCTTTCCCAGTAAAAAGTATTCTGAGAGTCAAGAGAGCATTGGTTCTCAGCAAGTACCATCAGCAGATCAGTTTCAAAGGGTGAGGCAGTCTAAGGGGAATCAAGAATTAAATGATGAGCTGAAGATAAAGGCAAATGAGCTTGAAAAGCTTTTTGCTGAACACAAACTTCGCATTCCTGGTGACCAATCCAGTTCTGCTCGGAGAGGCAAGCCTAGTGAAGTGCAATCTGAACAGGCAGCTAGTTTACCGTACAGAAAACCAGTAGCTGTAGAGATATCTCCTGTTCAGTTTCAGGAAAAGACGGTGCTTGAACCAACTGGGAGTTCTAGTGATACTGGAAAGTATAGCACTCCACCAAGGAAGATAGTAGATTATCAGGATTGTGGCAGTTCTCTAAGGCAAAGTTTCTCTGAGATTAGTTTTTCAGATGATTCTAGAGGGAAATTTTATGAGAGGTACATGCAGAAAAGAGATGCAAAACTGAGGGAGGAGTGGGGTACAAAAAGATTGGAGAAGGAAGCCAAGTTGAAGGCCATGCAGGAAAGTCTTGAGCGGAGTAGAGCTGAGATGAAGGCAAAGTTTTCTTGCTCTGCAGACAGACAAAATTCCTTGTCAGATACTCACAGATGTGCAGAAAAGCTCagatcattcaattttaattcaaGTACGAAGAGAGAACAG CCAGTAGATTCCATTCATAGTGAAGAGGATGAAGATCTTTCTGAATTTCCAGAACAGATTTATTATGGAGAGGACAGATCATTCAATGAGGTGTCTTTAGGGGGCATTGCTTCTAGAAGCTCTCAAAACAAGAAGCTCTTGCTGAACAGAAATTCATCTTCATCCACCCCTCGCACCACAGTAGTGCCAGTTCCACGGTCATCATCCAAAATTTCCAACCCAAGTTCCGGGAGGCGGAGAGTACAATCAGAAAATCCTCTTGCACAGTCTGTTCCAAACTTCTCTGATTTCAGAAAAGAGAACACAAAGCCCTTGTCTGGAGTTAGCAAAGCAGCAAATCGCTTGCAGGTGAGAACCTATGCTCGCAGCAAGAGTTCCAGTGAAGAGATTCCTCTGGCCAAGGAAGAAAAGAACCAGCGGTCTCAATCCCTGCGCAAAAGCTCTGCCGGTCCTATTGAGTTCAAGGATTTGCCACCATTAAGCTCGGATGTTGTTTTGGCACCATTGAAATTTGATAAAGAGCAAACTGAGCAGATCCCATATGACAAATTCTCAAAGAATGTGGAGTCAAAGCCTTTCCTCAGGAAGGGCAATGGCATAGGTCCTGGTTCTGGAGCAACTGTTGTGAAACTGAAAGCTATGGTAGCATCTGAGactttaaaaaatgaagaatttgAAGAATCAGCCTTTGAGGCAGAAGATTCAGTTGATGAggcaaaggaagaagaagatgagggaCTTGAAACAACCGAGATTGAAGATTGTGCTAAAATGGATAATGGCAAACCAAGACTAAGCCTGGATTCAGACAAGATGGGTACATCTGGATCTGAGAATGATGAATCTCTGAGATCTATTTCTCAAATTGATCCTTCTTCAGTTGCTGAATTGCCTGCGTCTGTGCCTTCAACATTCCATGCTGTAGGGTCTCTGCAGGACTCACCTGGGGAAAGCCCTGTGTCATGGAACTCACGCATGCAACATCCATTTTCCTACCCACATGAGACCTCAGATATTGATgcttatgtggactctccaattGGGAGTCCTGCATCATGGAATTCTCATTCTCTGACCCATACAGAGGCTGATGTAGCTCGGATGAGGAAGAAGTGGGGAAGTGCGCAGAAACCTATTCTTGTTGCCAATTCATCCCATAATCAGTCTCGCAAGGATGTGACCAAAGGGTTCAAACGGTTGTTAAAGTTTGGAAGGAAAAGTCGTGGGGCAGAGGGTTTGGTTGATTGGATTTCTGCTACCACTTCTGAAGGAGATGATGATACAGAAGATGGGCGAGATCCTGCCAATCGGTCATCAGAAGATTTGAGGAAGTCAAGAATGGGATTCTCACAGGGTCACCCTTCAGATGATGGCTTTAATGAAAGTGAATTGTTCAATGAGCAAG TTCAAGCATTACATAGCTCCATACCAGCGCCTCCAGCAAACTTCAAATTGAGGGATGATCATTTGTCTGGAAGCTCTATTAAAG CACCACGGTCATTCTTCTCTCTGTCATCCTTCCGAAGCAAAGGTAGTGACTCAAAGCTTAGATAA